A region of the Methylobacterium nodulans ORS 2060 genome:
GCCGTCGACCTCGACGGCGACGGGCGGCGGGACGTGGTCGATTCGGTGGCGGATGCGGTCGGCTCGACGGCGAACTTCCTGCGGGTTGCCAAGTGGCAGAACGGGCTGCCCTGGGGCTACGAGGTGCGCCTGCCGCGCGGCTTCAATCTCGCGGCGGCCGGGCGGAAGTCCAAGCGCCCGGTCAGCCACTGGGCGAGCCTCGGCGTCACGAGGATCGATGGGCGGCAGCTCACCGGCGAGGGGCAGGCCGGCATCATCGCGCCCGCGGGCATCGACGGGCCGGCCTTCCTGGTGACGAGGAACTTCGACGCGATCTATTCCTACAACGCGGCGGAGTCCTACGGCCTCGCCATCGCGATCCTCTCCGACCGCCTGCGCGGGCGGTCGGGTATCCAGACCGCATGGCCGACCGACGATCCGCCCCTTTCCCGTGCCGAGCGCCGGGCGCTCCAGAGCGCGCTGGCGTCCCGCGGCTACGACGTGGGCGAGCCGGACGGGCGCGTGGGCGCCAAGACGCGCGACGCCATCAAGGACATCGAGCGCCAGCTCGGCTGGCCCCAGACCGGCCGTCCCGGCGCCAAGGTGCTGGAGGCGCTGCGGCGCGGCTGACACCGTTCTCCGAACGGATCGTTCGCAGACCGGATCACAGGGTCTCCGCCCCCTCCCACTTTCCCGGACGACTGCAGCGTCAGCGGAATGCGACCCGGGACAGGGGGAGAGCGGGCGACAGCAGGCCGGGCGAGACGATCATCGATCATCGCTGGACGCGTCAGACGGACATCGTCGCGGGGGCTGACGCGGTCTCATCCAACATCCGCATAGCGAGGCCAGCAAGCGGATTTCGTGTGACACCCCGAGCGGGGCCGGATTCCTCGCCTGCCGGACCTATCGCGCCAGGACGTGACGGTTGCGGGCAGCGAGGAGCCCGAGCGTGGCTGCGGCGAGGCCGAGGCCGCCATAGAGCGCCGCCGGGATGCCCCAGCCGTCGCTCGCATCGTGCGCGAGCCCGATCAGGAGCGGTCCGAGCGCCGCGAGGGTATAGCCGACGCCCTGCGCCATGGCCGAGAGATCGCCGGCCGTCTGCGCGTCGGGCGAGCGCAGCACGATCAGAGTGAGGGCAAGGCCGAAGCAGCCGCCGAGCCCGAGGCCGAGCATCAGGGCGAAGGGCCAGACGAGGCCGATCGGCCCCACCAGCAGGCCGCAGAATCCCCCGACCGCGAGCCCGACGACGAGCAGCACCCACGGGCGCTGGTCCCGGCTCCGGCCGGCCAGCGTTGGCACGAGGAGCGCCAGCACCGTCTGGGCCATGGCCGAGAGCGAGGCGACGAGGCCCGCCGCGAGCGGGTCGAAGCCCCGGTCCGTCAGGGCGGCCGGCAGCCAGCCGAACACGATGTAGGCGAGCGAGGATTGCAGGCCCATGAAGCCCGTGACCTGCCAAGCCAGCCGGTCGCGCCAGAGCGCCGCGAACCGGCGCGGCCCGAGGCCCGGCGATGCGGGCGCCGCTCGCACGAAGGGCAGCCACGCGAGGGCGGCAAGGAGCACCGGCAGGGCCCAGATCATCATCGGGCCCTGCCAGCCGGATTCGAGCAGGCGGCCCGCCGGAACGGTGAGCCCCGCCCCCGCCGCGGCGCCCAGGCACAGCACCGCCGTATAGAGGCCCATCATCAGGCCCGGCCGCTCGGGAAAGTCGCGCTTGACGATGCCGGGCAGGATCACGCCGACGACGCCGATGCCGCCCGCCGCCAGGACGGATCCGGCGAACAGGGCCGGCAGGCCGCCGAATCCGCGCAGCACCAATCCGGCGGCGATGACGATGAGGAAGGCGAGCACGCCGGCATCGGGCCCGAGGCGGCGCGTCACCGGCGGCCCGAGCCGCCCGAACACCCCGAGGCAGAGCACCGGCAGGGTGATGAGCGCTCCCGCGAGCGCGCCGCTCATGCCGGTATCCTCGCGGATGCGGGCCAGCAGCGGTCCGACGCTGGAGAGGGCCGGCCGCAGGTTGAAGGCGATCAGCATGAGGCCGAGGGCGATCCAGAGCGGGCGGCGCAGCCGCGCGGCCTCCCGGCCGGCCTCGTTCTCGCGGCCGTCCCGCGGCCGGCTCTCCCGGATCGTCTGCAACAGCTGCCCTCCCTGCTGCGTCGCTGCACAATCGGGAGGCACTTAGACGATTTCGCCGGCGGGGGAAGGCGTGCTGGCGCGGGCTTGCATCGCGCCGGAGCATGGCTCGGGGGTTGTGCTGCATCGAGGAGAAGAGCGCGGGAAGCGCAGGGAGCCCCTCTCCCGGATGGGAGAGGGGCTCCCGAGGATCCTGCGCCTCGCCCAGCCTATCCTTGCGCGGCGAGCGCCGTGGCCACGCGGCGCGCGAAGGCGACCGGGTCGCGGGGCGCATCCCCGCCCTGAACATGGGCGAGGTCGAGGAGCGTCTGCGCCGCCTCCGCGATGTCCTCGCCGGTCTTCGCCCGCTCGGCGAGGCGGCGGACCAGCGCGTGGCGCGGATTGAGCTCCAGCACCGGCAGGCCCGCCCCGAAGCCGCGGCCGGCCCGGCGCAGAAGGCGCTGCATCTGGAGATCCGGCCCGCCCGAGGAGGCGGAGAGCAGGACGGCGCTCTCGACGAGGCGCTGGCTCGCGCGCACGTCGGTCACGTCGTCCTTCAGGATCTCCTTGAGCTTCGGCACGAGGTCGGCGAGGTCCGCCGCCTCGCCCTCCGACTCACCCTCCGGCGCGAAGGCCGAGAGATCGTCCGCGCTCTGCGTGATGCTGCGGATCGGCTTGCCGTCGAACTTGTCGAGGCGCTCGGGCCAGAAGGCGTCCACGTGGTCGGAGAGGAGCAGCACCTCGATGCCGCGGGCTCGAAACCCCTCGATCTGGGCGGAGGAGGCCAGCGCCTTGGTGTCGTCGCCGACCAGGATGTAGATCGCCTCCTGGTTCGGCTTCATCCGCGAGACGTAGTCGGCGAAGGAGGTCCAGCCCTCCACGGCCGAGGAGCGGAAGCGGATGAGGCCCGCGATGTCGTCGCGCTGCTCGGCATCCTCCCAGATGCCCTCCTTCAGCACCGGCCCGAAAGCCTGCCAGAAGCTGGCATAGCCATCCGCATCCTTGGCGCGGGACTTCAGCTCCGAGAGGACCTTGGCCGTCACCGCGCGGCGGATGCGGGCGAGCACCGGCGTCGCCTGCAGCATCTCGCGCGAGACGTTGAGCGGCAGATCCTCGGTGTCGACGACGCCCTGCACGAAGCGCAGCCAGGAGGGCAGCAGCCCGGCCTCGTCGGTGATGAACATGCGGCGCACATGCAGCCGCACCTTGCTCTCGCGCTCCTCCTCGACGGCGAGGAAGGGCTTCATGCTCGGGATGAAGAGCAGCGCCGAGAAGTCCAGGGCGCCCTCCGCCCGCCAGTGCAGCGTCGCCCACGGCGTGTCGAAGTTGTGGGTGAGGTGGCGGTAGAAGGCCGTGTAGGTCTCCTCGGTGATCTCCGCCTTGGGCTTGCGCCAGAGCGCGGTGCCCTCGTTGCCGGAAACCTCCTCGCCGTCGCGCAGGAGCGTGATCGGCACGGTGATGTGGTCGGCCCATTTGCGCACGATGGTCTCGATGCGCAGGGGCTCCAGATACTCGTCGGCATCGGCCTTCATGTGAAGCACGACGTCGGTGCCGGGCTCCTCCCGGGTCGCGGGCGAGAGCGTGTACTCCCCCTCCCCGTCCGAGGCCCAGGTCCAGGCCTCGTCGGATCCGGCGCGCCGCGAGGTCACCTCGACCCGGTCGGCCACCATGAAGGCCGAGTAGAAGCCGACGCCGAACTGGCCGATGAGGCTCGGCCGCTCGTCGGGCTTGGCCTCGGCGAGCGACTGGCTGAAGGCGCGGGTGCCCGAGCGCGCGATGGTGCCGAGGTTCTGCGCCAGATCCTCCTTGCCCATGCCGATGCCCGGATCCGAGATGGTCAGGGTGCGCGCGGCCTTGTCGGGCCGGATGCGAACCTTGGCCTCGGCCGGCAGAGCGAGGGCGGGGTCGGTGAGCGCCCCGAAGCGGCGCCGATCGACCGCGTCGGCCGCATTGGCGACGAGTTCCCGCAGAAAGATCTCGCGCTCGGAATAGAGCGCGTGGACGACGAGATCCAGGAGGCGCCCGACCTCGGCCCCGAAGGCATGCCGTTCCAGAGTCTCGCTCACGTCAGATTGGCTCCCTTGTCCCACGATTGACGGCGGCGATATGCGAAGTTCTGCCGCGCTTTTCAACACGAATGCCGCGCGGGTCAGGCGCCGAAGGCGGCGCTCTCGACGGGTTCCGTGCCCGTGCGCGGGATCGAGGCCCGGCGCTCCAGCATGTCGCGCAGCTGCACATACATCATCGCGGTCATCAGCGCGTCGTTGAACGCGTCGTGCTGGGGCAGCGCCGGCAGCCCGAGATCCGCGGCGATGCGCGCGAAGCTCAGGTCGATCTTCACGTAGTCCGGAGCGTCCCGGTACTTGCAGGCGTAATAGAGGGCCGAGACGTCGATGCGCGGGTTCGGCAGCCGGATCCGCAGGATGCGCCGCGCATATTTGTCGACCATGCCGACATCGAAGTCGGTGTAGTAGCCGACGACGGGCCGGCTGCCGATGAAGCGCAGCAGCTCCGGCAGCATCACGTCATGGGGCATGCCCTGGCGGATCTCGGCCTCGAGCAGGCGGTGCACCTTGATCGCCTCCGGCGAGGAGGGCCGCTGGCTCTGCACGGTGGCCCGGAAGCTCTCGCTCGTGAGGATCCGGTCGCCCCGGATACGGATCGCCGCCACCGCCACGATCTCGTCCCGGCGCGGATCGAGCCCGGTCGTCTCGCAATCGAGGGCGACGGCTTCGTCCGCAGGGCTCGGCGCGAACAGGAAGGCGAAGCGCGGATCCGTGAGCCGCGCCCGGTCGATCCGGCGGATCAGGCCCCGCCACATCTCAGAACTGCCCGAGCGCGTAACGGACGTGGATCACCTCGCGCAGGCGGCGCACGATGCGCAGCGAGTCGCGCAGGAGATCCCGCTCCAGGGTCGGCATCGCGTCGAAGTCGAGGATCACGGGACCGAGCCCCTGCCCGCGCTGGGCGGCGGCGAGCTGCCGGTCGAAGCGCAGGCCCATCAGGGCGAGCAGCGCGCTCGCGAGGTCGCGCCCGAACCCCTCCTCCAGGATCCCGCCCTGCGTGAGGGCGCGGATGCGCTCGACGGTGCCGGTCGGGGCGATGCCCGCCTCGATGGCGAGCACCCGCACCCCGTGCACGAGCGGGAACAGGCCCGCCCGCTTGAGGTCGAGTTCGTTGCGCCGCAGGCCGACCCGGGAGAAGACCGCGTCGACCAAGCCCCCGTTCGCGGCGTCGCCCGCGATGTTGATCAGGTTGGCGATCTGCGCCAGCAGCCGCGTCTCGCCCCGCACCGCTTCGGTGAGGAAGGTCTTGGCCCGCTGCAGCGGGGCGGGATCGCCCGCGACGGCGGTCGCATCCGCGAAGATCGCGAGATTCATCGCAGCGTCCGGATCCCCGGCCTGCGCCCACAGGCGCAGCTGGTTCACGAAGTGGTCGGCCTCCTGCGACCAGAGCGGGTTGCGCACCATGATCTCGCCCGGACAGGGCGGATAGCCGAGCTCGCCGAGCGCCGCCGAGAAGGCGTCGCGGAAGTCCGCCAGCTCGGCCTGCGGCACCGGGCGGGAGAGGATGAGGCCGTTGTCCTGGTCGGTGCGGTAGGTCTGCTCGCCGCGGCCCTCCGAGCCCATCAGGAACAGGCATCCGGCCTCGCGGATCGCCGCCGGGGCGAGGAGCGCGAACAGCCTGGCATAGAGCCGCCGGTTCAAGTCCGAGATCACCTGCGCCACCGCGTCGACGCGCACGCCCTGGCGGTGCAGCTGCTGGCCCTGCGCCTGGATGTCGCGCGCGGGCTCGCGCAGATCCTCGATGCTGGCCGCCCGGTCGATGCGGCTCGGCACCAGCTGCGCGTTGCCCGCGAAGGCGCCGAGAAGGTCGATGTCGCGCAGCCAGCCCACATAGGCGCCGTCCTGGCGCACCGCGATCCGCCGGTTGCCGTGGCGCGTCATGACGAGGAGCGCATCGAGCAGGAACTGGTCGGCCTCGACGGCGGTCACGTCGAATTTCGCGAGGTCGCGCACGGGCGTGTCGAACGGCCGGTGCTCGATCACCGCCGCGCGCGTCACCTTGTGCCCGGTGAGCAGGCCGGTGCGGCCGGCATCCTCCACGAAGACGGCGTCGACATCCGCCGCGAGCATCCGCCTGGCGGCCTCCTCCAGGGTGGAGCCGCCGGACAGGAAGACGGCCGGCGCGTGGCGCGCGTCGCGGATGCGCGTGCGCAGCACCGAATCCATGCTCTCGCGCCGCTGCCAGGAGGCGAGCGCGTCGAGCTTGCGGGAGATCTCCGCGTAGAAGAAGGCCGCGAAGGCGCTGTTGGCGTGGACGAGCCGGACGATCACCTCCCGCGGGATCAGGAAGCACAGCGTCTCCTCGGCGGCGACGAAGTTCTCGCCCGCCTCCCCGTGCACCACCGCGCGGGCATCGAAGGTGTCGCCGGCCCGCAGCACCGCCAGGAGTGCGCCCTGGTTGCGTGCCTCCACCGCCCCCTTGATCACGACGTGCAGGAGGTCCGCCTCCTTGCCCTGCGTCACGATGACCGTCCCGGGCCGGAAATAGCCGACATCGACGTGGCGGCGCAGGCTGTCCGCCTCCGCGGCAGTGAGGCGGTCGAAGGGAGGGTTGAGGACGTCGAAGGTCTGCACGGCCGCGCCCTCCGGGGGACGTGACCGTATCCCGCCCGAGCGGGTGCCGGAAGATGCCGCGCGGGCTCAGCCCGCGGCGCGAGCCCCGGATCGTCGTGCTCGGCGGAGACCGGTCGGACCGGAGGCCTCCCCGCGCGATCACCCCTCGCCCGGCTCGCGCCGCAGCACCACGAGATTCGCGACCAGCACCTGCACCGGCTCGCCCTGCTGGTTGAGCGTGGTGGTGCGGACCTTCGCGAGCCCCTGCATGGGACGCGAGCGGGAGGGGCGGACCTCCAGCACCTCGCTCTCCAGGCGGATGGTCTCGCCGGGGCGCAGGGGGCGCGGCCAGCGCAGCTCGTCCATGCCCGCCCCGATGACGCCGCCGGCGAGCGGCAGCCCGCTCTCGACGAGGAGGCGCATGGTCAGCGCAGCGGTGTGCCAGCCGCTCGCCGCGAGCCCGCCGAAGAACGAGGCCTCGGCCCGGGCCTCGTCGAGGTGGAAGGGCTGCGGGTCGTACTCGGCGGCGAAGCGCTTGATCGCCTCCGCCGACACGGTGAGCTCGCCCGAGCGATAGATCTGCCCGGGGGCGAGGTCTTCGAGATAGAGGCGTGTCATGGCGTCATGCTCCCGAGCGGGCCGCGAGGGAGGCGGCCGGAAGTGGACGGGCCCGGAACCAGACGCCCGCAGCAACCGACCCGGCATTGATCGATCCGAGCGCCACGAGACCGAGGGCCTGGGCCAGGAAGATGCCATCGAGGCCCGCCCCCGTCCGCAGGGCGAACCACCCGCCGCCGACCGCGAGGGTCAGCCGGGTGAGGCCGGCCGCGAGCGGCCAGCCGATGCGGCCTGCCCCCTGCGCGGCGAAGTAGAGGGACAGGCCGAGCCCCACGAAGCCGTAGAAGGGGCCGACCTCGCGCAGGTAGCGGGCACCCGTGCCCAGCATGGCCGGATCGGTCGCGAAGACCCGCAGGAACAGGTCCGGCCACAGAGCCGCCGCGAGCCCGATCGTCTCGGTCAGGCCGACCGCGAGGGCGGCCCCGGTCCAGGCCACGCGCAAGGCCCGCGCCCGGTCCCCGGCCCCGATGCTGGTGCCGACCATGGCGGAGATCGGCGCCCCGAGACCGAAGACGAGGGGCACCAGCAGGTATTCGAGCCGTGCCCCGGTGCCGTAGCCGGCCACCGCCGAGGAGCCGAAGCGGGCGACGAGACCCGTCGCGGTCGCGATGGTGACGTTCGTGGTCAGGCTGACCAGCGACGAGGCCGCCCCGACGCGCAGGATCTCCCGGGCCGGCGCCCAGGCCAGCGCCGGCGGGCGGCCGAGCCGCAGCACGCCGCGCCCCGCGCGCAGGTAGCGCGCCAGCACGGCCGTGCCGACCGCGTAATAGGCGAGCACCGCCACCCCTCCCCCGGCGATACCGAGCCCCGGCAGCGGACCGACACCGAAGATCAGGGCGGGGGACAGGGGCACCAGCACGGCGGCGCCGGTGCAGGTGACGGCGGCCGGAAGCGCCATGTTGCCGGTGCCCCGGATGACCGCAGCGAGGGCGTTGAACAGCCAGATCAGGACCGCACCGGCGAAGACCACGCCGCCATAGGCGCAGGCCGCTGCGAGCGTCGCGCCCTCCGCCCCCATCGTGCGGTAGAGCGCCGGACCGAAGGCGAGCGCCAGCGCCGTGGTGAGGAGCCCGAGCGCGAGGCCGATCGCGACGGCGTGCCAGGCCACTGCCTCCGCCGCCTCGCGCCGGCCGGCACCGAGGGCCCGCGCCACCGCCGAGAGGACGCCGCCGCCGACGGCCCCGGCCGAGATCATCTGCACCGTCATGACGAGCGGGAAGACGAGCGCCATCCCGGCGAGCGCATCCGTGCCGAGGCCGGCGACGAAGGCGGTCTCGATCAGGCCGACGCCGGCCTGGACCAGCATGACGAGCACGTTGGGGACGGCGAGACGCAGGAGCGTCGGGCCGATCGGTCCCCGGAGCAGGCGGCGCGTGCGGTCGTCCATGGGAGCCTCGCGACAGGGTCTCGACGAGGAGCGGATGGATCCGGCATCGTCCCCGTCGCGTCGTGACGAAATTGATGGCATATGCCAGTATTCGTCAAGCGGCGGATGCAGGGCGAGCCATGCGGCCGGCACGGGGCGCGCATGAGAGCGGAGCGGCGATGAGCGAGGAGAGGCGGGAGCCCGGCTCCTGCAGCAATGCGGGCCTGCGGCGGGCGACACGGCGGCTGGGCCAGCTCTACGACGATGCGATCGCGCCCTCGGGGTTGAGAGCGACGCAGTTCGGCCTGCTGGCGCAGCTGCGCCAGCTCGGCACGCCGACCATGGGCGAGCTCGCCGAGGCGATGGTGATGGATCTGTCGGCGCTCGGCCACACGCTGAAGCCGCTCGCCCGCGACGGGCTGGTCGAGCTTCAGGTCGATCCCCGCGACCGGCGCAGCCGGCGGGTGGTCCTGACGGAGACGGGCCGGGAGCGGTTCCGCGCGGCGGCGCGGCTGTGGCGGGAGGCACAGCTGCGCTTCGAGGCAACGTTCGGGGCCGAGAAGGCGGCGCAGCTGCGCCTGCTCGTCGAGGAGATCGCCTCGGCGGAGTTCGGCACCGCGTTCGCGGGCGCGATCGAACCCCTCTCCCGCCCGGGAGAGGGGTTCCGGCGCTACGCCAGCCCCAGCTTCCGCGCGAGGCCGATGCGCTGCAGCTTGCCGGTCGCGCCCTTGGGGATCTCATCGAGGATCATGATCCGGCTCGGGACCTTGAAGGCGGCGGCGCGCTCGGCCACGAAGGCGCGCAACTCCTTGTCGTCCACGTGCTGGCCGTCGCGCAGGACCACCGCGGCGCCGACCTCCTCGCCGAGCTTGTCGTGGGGCACCGCGAAGGTGACGACCTGCGCCACCGACGGATGGTCCATCAGGATCTCGTCGACCTCGCGCGGCGAGATTTTTTCGCCGCCCCGGTTGATGATCTCCTTCAGGCGCCCGGTGATGGCGAGGTAGCCCTCCTCATCCATCACGCCCTGGTCGCCGGTGCGGAAATAGCCCTGCGGCGTGAAGGCCTCCGCATTGGCCTTCGGGTTGTTCTCGTAGCCCGCCATGACGTTGTCGCCGCGGATGACGATCTCGCCGGTCTCGCCCGCGGGCAGCGGGTTGCCGGCCTCGTCCACCACCTGGATGTCCGGCCCGGCGGCCAGGCCGACGGAGCCGGCCTTGCGGGCGCGGGGCGGCAGCGGGTTCGAGGCCATCTGGTGGGCGGCCTCGGTCATCCCGTAGGCCTCGATCAGGGGCGCATCGAACACCGCCTCCAGCTCGCGCAGCACCTGCGGCGGCATGGACGAGGAGGAGGAGCGCAGGAAGCGCAGGGGGTGGCGCGCGATGATCTCGCGGTTGCGCCCGGCCCGGGCGAGGATGGCCTGGTGCATGGTCGGCACGGCCGTGTACCAGGTGGGGCCGACCTCATCCATCCAGGCGAAGAACTTGAGCGCGTTGAAGCCGGGCGTGCAGGCGACCGAGCCGCCCGCCGAGAGCGGCGCCAGGATGCCGGCGATGAGCCCGTGGATGTGGAACAGCGGCATGATGTTGAGGCCGCGGTCCTGCGGCCCGAAGGCGAGCGCGGTCCGGATGTTGCGGGCCGAGGCGCAGACATTGCACTGCGTCAGCGGCACGATCTTGGGCCGCGAGGTCGTGCCCGAGGTATGGAGCACCAGCGCCACGTCGCCGGGCTCCGCCGGGCCGCCCTGCGCGGCGGGCGCGGCCGGTGCCGGGAACCGGAGCGTGAAGGAGCCGGCCCCGTGCTCGGGGGTCTCGCGCAGGCGCACTACCGGCACGCCGAGCTTCTCCGCCACCGCGATGGCGGGCGAGGTGCTGCCCTCCGCCGTCACCAGCACCCGGGCCTTGAGGTCGGTGAGGTAGAACTCGAACTCCTCGGCCCGGTAGGTCGGATTGAGCGGTGCCGAGGTGGCGCCGGCGGCGATCGCGATGAAGGCCGCCGCCATGGCCGGGCCGTTGTCGAGCACGATCGCCACCCGGTCGCCGCGCCCGACCCCGTGGGCATTGAGGTCCTGTACGATGCGCCGCATCAGGGCACGCAGCGCCCCGAAGCTCAGCGGCGTGCCTCCGGGCGCGTCGAGGGCGGTCGCGCCCTCCGCGCCCGCCCGCATCAGGGCCTCGATCGTGCGGCCCGCATCCTCGGCCATCCCGGCCTCTCCTCGTGCTTATGTGCTGGTGGAACGGAAAACCGGTCAGACCGGCTGGACCTGGAGCCGGCCCTTCTGCTGCTCCAGCGTGCGGGCGAGCAGCCGCATGCAGGCATAGACCGCATCGATATGCGGCGTCGGCGTCTTCGTCAGGCGCCCGAGCTCGATCACCGAGCCGACCAGCGCCTCGAGCTCGATCGGCCGGCCGGCCTCGACGTCCTGCAGCATCGAGGTCTTGTGCGCGCCGACCTTCTCGGCGCCCGCGATGCGCCGCTCGATGCCGAGCCGGAAGGTGATGCCGAGCGTGTTGGCGATGGTCTCCGCCTCGCGCATCATCTCGGAGGCGAGCGCCCGGGTCTCGGGGAACTGGCAGATGTCGACGAGCGTCGCGTGGGTAAGCGCGCTGATCGGGTTGAAGCTCAGGTTCCCCCACAGCTTCAGCCAGATCTCGGCCCGGATGTCGTTCGTCACCGGCGCCTTGAACCCGGCCTTGATCAGCAGCTGCGCCAGGGCCTGGACGCGCTCCGACATCTCGCCCGAGAGCTCACCGAGGCCGAAGCGCGAGCCTTCCACCACCTTCACCACGCCCGGCTCGGTGAGGATCGCGGCCGGGTAGACCACGCTGCCGATGACCTGCTCGGGGTCGATCGCTGCGGCGATCAGGCCGCCCGGATCGGCGGTCTCGAGCTGCGTGCCCGCATACTCGCCCCCGTGCTTGTGGAAGTACCACCACGGGATGCCGTTCTGCATCGTCACGACCACCGTCCGGGGGCCGATGAGGTGTTTGAGGTCCTGGGCGATCGGGCCGACCTGATGCGCCTTGAGGGTGAGCAGCACCACGTCGTGCGGGCCGGCCTCCTGCATCGAGGCCGTCGCCCTGAGGTCGCGCACATGCACCTCGCGGCCGTCCTCCTCGATGAGGCGCATGCCGGTGCGCCGGATGGCCTCCAGGTTCGCGCCGCGCGCGATGAAGGTCACCGACTCGCCCGCCGCGGCGAGCCGAACGCCCAGATAGCCGCCGATGGCGCCCGCCCCCACGATCGCGATGCTCATTCTCTGCCTCCCTGCCGGCGCCTGCGCGCACTTGATAGGGACAGACACCGCATTCAGCGCCGTTCGACAAGCCCCCTTCTGGTGTACATTATGCCAGATCTCTCCC
Encoded here:
- the htpG gene encoding molecular chaperone HtpG encodes the protein MSETLERHAFGAEVGRLLDLVVHALYSEREIFLRELVANAADAVDRRRFGALTDPALALPAEAKVRIRPDKAARTLTISDPGIGMGKEDLAQNLGTIARSGTRAFSQSLAEAKPDERPSLIGQFGVGFYSAFMVADRVEVTSRRAGSDEAWTWASDGEGEYTLSPATREEPGTDVVLHMKADADEYLEPLRIETIVRKWADHITVPITLLRDGEEVSGNEGTALWRKPKAEITEETYTAFYRHLTHNFDTPWATLHWRAEGALDFSALLFIPSMKPFLAVEEERESKVRLHVRRMFITDEAGLLPSWLRFVQGVVDTEDLPLNVSREMLQATPVLARIRRAVTAKVLSELKSRAKDADGYASFWQAFGPVLKEGIWEDAEQRDDIAGLIRFRSSAVEGWTSFADYVSRMKPNQEAIYILVGDDTKALASSAQIEGFRARGIEVLLLSDHVDAFWPERLDKFDGKPIRSITQSADDLSAFAPEGESEGEAADLADLVPKLKEILKDDVTDVRASQRLVESAVLLSASSGGPDLQMQRLLRRAGRGFGAGLPVLELNPRHALVRRLAERAKTGEDIAEAAQTLLDLAHVQGGDAPRDPVAFARRVATALAAQG
- a CDS encoding CynX/NimT family MFS transporter yields the protein MQTIRESRPRDGRENEAGREAARLRRPLWIALGLMLIAFNLRPALSSVGPLLARIREDTGMSGALAGALITLPVLCLGVFGRLGPPVTRRLGPDAGVLAFLIVIAAGLVLRGFGGLPALFAGSVLAAGGIGVVGVILPGIVKRDFPERPGLMMGLYTAVLCLGAAAGAGLTVPAGRLLESGWQGPMMIWALPVLLAALAWLPFVRAAPASPGLGPRRFAALWRDRLAWQVTGFMGLQSSLAYIVFGWLPAALTDRGFDPLAAGLVASLSAMAQTVLALLVPTLAGRSRDQRPWVLLVVGLAVGGFCGLLVGPIGLVWPFALMLGLGLGGCFGLALTLIVLRSPDAQTAGDLSAMAQGVGYTLAALGPLLIGLAHDASDGWGIPAALYGGLGLAAATLGLLAARNRHVLAR
- a CDS encoding MaoC family dehydratase, with the translated sequence MTRLYLEDLAPGQIYRSGELTVSAEAIKRFAAEYDPQPFHLDEARAEASFFGGLAASGWHTAALTMRLLVESGLPLAGGVIGAGMDELRWPRPLRPGETIRLESEVLEVRPSRSRPMQGLAKVRTTTLNQQGEPVQVLVANLVVLRREPGEG
- a CDS encoding DUF294 nucleotidyltransferase-like domain-containing protein — encoded protein: MQTFDVLNPPFDRLTAAEADSLRRHVDVGYFRPGTVIVTQGKEADLLHVVIKGAVEARNQGALLAVLRAGDTFDARAVVHGEAGENFVAAEETLCFLIPREVIVRLVHANSAFAAFFYAEISRKLDALASWQRRESMDSVLRTRIRDARHAPAVFLSGGSTLEEAARRMLAADVDAVFVEDAGRTGLLTGHKVTRAAVIEHRPFDTPVRDLAKFDVTAVEADQFLLDALLVMTRHGNRRIAVRQDGAYVGWLRDIDLLGAFAGNAQLVPSRIDRAASIEDLREPARDIQAQGQQLHRQGVRVDAVAQVISDLNRRLYARLFALLAPAAIREAGCLFLMGSEGRGEQTYRTDQDNGLILSRPVPQAELADFRDAFSAALGELGYPPCPGEIMVRNPLWSQEADHFVNQLRLWAQAGDPDAAMNLAIFADATAVAGDPAPLQRAKTFLTEAVRGETRLLAQIANLINIAGDAANGGLVDAVFSRVGLRRNELDLKRAGLFPLVHGVRVLAIEAGIAPTGTVERIRALTQGGILEEGFGRDLASALLALMGLRFDRQLAAAQRGQGLGPVILDFDAMPTLERDLLRDSLRIVRRLREVIHVRYALGQF
- a CDS encoding lytic murein transglycosylase, which produces MTRRARTTVATLLCLGGLALPGAAQADFRSCLAGLGREAAAHGISPSTFQSATAGIVYDDKVIELSQAQPEFKTPIWDYIAALVDEERVEDGRAAMRQYASALAQAEARFNVDRYTIAAVWGVESNFGKNLGKMPLVQSLATLACSSNRRAGFFKGELMATLKIIDRGDIEASRLTGSWAGAFGQTQFMPSTYQRLAVDLDGDGRRDVVDSVADAVGSTANFLRVAKWQNGLPWGYEVRLPRGFNLAAAGRKSKRPVSHWASLGVTRIDGRQLTGEGQAGIIAPAGIDGPAFLVTRNFDAIYSYNAAESYGLAIAILSDRLRGRSGIQTAWPTDDPPLSRAERRALQSALASRGYDVGEPDGRVGAKTRDAIKDIERQLGWPQTGRPGAKVLEALRRG
- a CDS encoding MATE family efflux transporter — translated: MDDRTRRLLRGPIGPTLLRLAVPNVLVMLVQAGVGLIETAFVAGLGTDALAGMALVFPLVMTVQMISAGAVGGGVLSAVARALGAGRREAAEAVAWHAVAIGLALGLLTTALALAFGPALYRTMGAEGATLAAACAYGGVVFAGAVLIWLFNALAAVIRGTGNMALPAAVTCTGAAVLVPLSPALIFGVGPLPGLGIAGGGVAVLAYYAVGTAVLARYLRAGRGVLRLGRPPALAWAPAREILRVGAASSLVSLTTNVTIATATGLVARFGSSAVAGYGTGARLEYLLVPLVFGLGAPISAMVGTSIGAGDRARALRVAWTGAALAVGLTETIGLAAALWPDLFLRVFATDPAMLGTGARYLREVGPFYGFVGLGLSLYFAAQGAGRIGWPLAAGLTRLTLAVGGGWFALRTGAGLDGIFLAQALGLVALGSINAGSVAAGVWFRARPLPAASLAARSGA
- a CDS encoding acyl--CoA ligase → MAEDAGRTIEALMRAGAEGATALDAPGGTPLSFGALRALMRRIVQDLNAHGVGRGDRVAIVLDNGPAMAAAFIAIAAGATSAPLNPTYRAEEFEFYLTDLKARVLVTAEGSTSPAIAVAEKLGVPVVRLRETPEHGAGSFTLRFPAPAAPAAQGGPAEPGDVALVLHTSGTTSRPKIVPLTQCNVCASARNIRTALAFGPQDRGLNIMPLFHIHGLIAGILAPLSAGGSVACTPGFNALKFFAWMDEVGPTWYTAVPTMHQAILARAGRNREIIARHPLRFLRSSSSSMPPQVLRELEAVFDAPLIEAYGMTEAAHQMASNPLPPRARKAGSVGLAAGPDIQVVDEAGNPLPAGETGEIVIRGDNVMAGYENNPKANAEAFTPQGYFRTGDQGVMDEEGYLAITGRLKEIINRGGEKISPREVDEILMDHPSVAQVVTFAVPHDKLGEEVGAAVVLRDGQHVDDKELRAFVAERAAAFKVPSRIMILDEIPKGATGKLQRIGLARKLGLA
- a CDS encoding 3'-5' exonuclease, with the protein product MWRGLIRRIDRARLTDPRFAFLFAPSPADEAVALDCETTGLDPRRDEIVAVAAIRIRGDRILTSESFRATVQSQRPSSPEAIKVHRLLEAEIRQGMPHDVMLPELLRFIGSRPVVGYYTDFDVGMVDKYARRILRIRLPNPRIDVSALYYACKYRDAPDYVKIDLSFARIAADLGLPALPQHDAFNDALMTAMMYVQLRDMLERRASIPRTGTEPVESAAFGA